One genomic segment of Ricinus communis isolate WT05 ecotype wild-type chromosome 5, ASM1957865v1, whole genome shotgun sequence includes these proteins:
- the LOC8262530 gene encoding protein C2-DOMAIN ABA-RELATED 7, with product MENILGLLRIRVKRGVNLAVRDLGASDPFVVVNMGHQTLKTRVVKKNCNPEWNEELTLSIEDPIVPIKLAVFDKDTFTLDDKMGDAHIDIKPYIASLKMGLQTLPNGCVVSRVQPSKDNCLADESCIVWNNGKITQDMHLRLRNVESGEVEVQVEWLDVPGCRTLEVEGIS from the exons ATGGAAAACATTCTTGGACTTCTGAGGATAAGAGTAAAAAGAGGTGTAAATCTTGCTGTTCGTGATCTTGGTGCCAGCGATCCTTTTGTTGTCGTCAACATGGGTCACCAG ACATTGAAGACTCGAGTGGTGAAAAAGAACTGCAATCCTGAATGGAATGAAGAATTAACTCTTTCCATTGAAGATCCCATTGTTCCAATAAAACTA GCAGTTTTTGACAAAGATACGTTCACTTTGGATGACAAGATGGGCGATGCACACATTGATATCAAACCATACATTGCGAGTCTTAAGATGGGCTTGCAAACTCTCCCTAATGGCTGTGTGGTCTCCAGAGTTCAGCCGAGCAAGGATAATTGCCTTGCCGATGAAAGTTGCATTGTGTGGAACAATGGCAAAATCACTCAAGATATGCATCTCAGATTAAGAAATGTAGAGAGTGGTGAAGTGGAAGTTCAAGTCGAATGGCTTGATGTTCCTGGCTGCAGGACACTGGAGGTTGAAGGTATCAGCTAA
- the LOC8262531 gene encoding uncharacterized protein LOC8262531 isoform X2 encodes MVVSLRRREFNFSSVPMPFSSSQKSLKDSLIHQESPSSSNKTPHVVIVMDALREFSIEPLMWALENITAAGYTVTLLGFMPWLNIPLSSKTPEVWGVEFEELSMVQATSESMIDPKYLKLQAVVDHCKRFGVKLQKEVVMGFPLRLMVAEKISSLHATWVIFDRHQKKDREFFAKRIPCNMVVMNENGEADMIRGQPMIDNGEFTPGESPASLIPTPQLVISDGLKEILNE; translated from the exons ATGGTTGTTTCATTGAGAAGAAGAGAATTTAACTTCTCATCAGTGCCAATGCCTTTCAGTAGCAGTCAGAAATCACTTAAAGATTCTCTTATACACCAAGAATCTCCTAGCTCATCTAACAAAACTCCACATGTAGTCATTGTTATGGATGCACTTAGAGAGTTCAGTATAGAACCACTTATGTGGGCTCTTGAAAATATTACGGCTGCTGGTTATACTGTAACTCTTCTCGGATTCATGCCATGGCTTAATATTCCTT TGTCCTCAAAGACCCCAGAGGTATGGGGAGTGGAGTTTGAAGAATTATCTATGGTGCAAGCGACGAGTGAGTCAATGATCGATCCCAAATATCTAAAGCTTCAAGCAGTGGTAGACCACTGCAAAAGATTTGGG GTTAAGCTACAAAAGGAAGTGGTAATGGGGTTCCCCTTGAGACTTATGGTGGCTGAAAAAATTTCTAGCCTTCATGCCACATGGGTTATCTTTGACAG GCATCAGAAAAAGGATAGAGAATTCTTTGCAAAAAGAATTCCATGTAACATGGTTGTGATGAATGAAAATGGAGAAGCAGACATGATTAGAGGGCAGCCGATGATTGATAATGGAGAGTTCACTCCAGGGGAATCACCTGCTTCTTTGATTCCCACTCCACAACTGGTGATTTCTGATGGATTGAAAGAAATTCTTAATGAGTAG
- the LOC8262531 gene encoding uncharacterized protein LOC8262531 isoform X1 yields the protein MFHLSFPRSLIIFLREIIFFLVFNYLFSSDHNLEMVVSLRRREFNFSSVPMPFSSSQKSLKDSLIHQESPSSSNKTPHVVIVMDALREFSIEPLMWALENITAAGYTVTLLGFMPWLNIPLSSKTPEVWGVEFEELSMVQATSESMIDPKYLKLQAVVDHCKRFGVKLQKEVVMGFPLRLMVAEKISSLHATWVIFDRHQKKDREFFAKRIPCNMVVMNENGEADMIRGQPMIDNGEFTPGESPASLIPTPQLVISDGLKEILNE from the exons ATGTTTCACTTATCCTTCCCTCGAAGTTTAATCATTTTCTTAAGggaaataattttctttcttgtgtttaattatttattttcctcAGATCATAACCTGGAAATGGTTGTTTCATTGAGAAGAAGAGAATTTAACTTCTCATCAGTGCCAATGCCTTTCAGTAGCAGTCAGAAATCACTTAAAGATTCTCTTATACACCAAGAATCTCCTAGCTCATCTAACAAAACTCCACATGTAGTCATTGTTATGGATGCACTTAGAGAGTTCAGTATAGAACCACTTATGTGGGCTCTTGAAAATATTACGGCTGCTGGTTATACTGTAACTCTTCTCGGATTCATGCCATGGCTTAATATTCCTT TGTCCTCAAAGACCCCAGAGGTATGGGGAGTGGAGTTTGAAGAATTATCTATGGTGCAAGCGACGAGTGAGTCAATGATCGATCCCAAATATCTAAAGCTTCAAGCAGTGGTAGACCACTGCAAAAGATTTGGG GTTAAGCTACAAAAGGAAGTGGTAATGGGGTTCCCCTTGAGACTTATGGTGGCTGAAAAAATTTCTAGCCTTCATGCCACATGGGTTATCTTTGACAG GCATCAGAAAAAGGATAGAGAATTCTTTGCAAAAAGAATTCCATGTAACATGGTTGTGATGAATGAAAATGGAGAAGCAGACATGATTAGAGGGCAGCCGATGATTGATAATGGAGAGTTCACTCCAGGGGAATCACCTGCTTCTTTGATTCCCACTCCACAACTGGTGATTTCTGATGGATTGAAAGAAATTCTTAATGAGTAG
- the LOC8262532 gene encoding phosphomannomutase/phosphoglucomutase isoform X2 encodes MAHTATSSISLQNNVPNTSFKSPPSPPTKPFQNNIKFSFPPLTLTKVTRIKSSSTTKYNEVIVDEEMDKVRRLQNGSDVRGVALEGEKGRTVDLTPPAVEAIAESFGEWVINGLEKEKGRVVEDVRVSLGKDPRVTGASLSVAVFAGLSRAGCMVFDMGLATTPACFMSTLLHPFAYDASIMMTASHLPYTRNGLKFFTKKGGLTSPEVEEICEKAARKYANRLMKVSTLLNTPPTRVDFMSTYAKHLRDIIKERVNHPLHYDTPLKGFQIIVNAGNGSGGFFTWDVLDKLGADTFGSLHLNPDGMFPNHIPNPEDKTAMALTRAAVLDNSADLGIVFDTDVDRSGVVDSKGNPINGDKLIALMSAIVLREHPGTTIVTDARTSMALSRFITDRGGQHCLYRVGYRNVIDKGVHLNEDGIEAHLMMETSGHGALKENYFLDDGAYMVVKIIIEMVRMKLAGSDEGIGSLIKDLEEPREVIELRMNVISEPRHAKAKAVEVIEKFRNFIEEGKLEGWELDYCGDCWVSDGCLVDSNDTPAAVDAYMYRCSKRRLLQ; translated from the exons ATGGCTCACACTGCAACATCCTCAATTTCCCTGCAAAACAATGTCCCAAATACAAGCTTCAAATCTCCACCATCACCACCAACAAAACCATTTcagaataatattaaattttcatttccaCCCCTGACATTAACTAAAGTTACACGAATAAAATCTTCAAGCACTACAAAGTACAATGAAGTTATTGTTGATGAAGAAATGGACAAGGTCAGGAGACTTCAAAATGGCTCAGATGTTCGTGGAGTGGCGTTGGAAGGCGAGAAAGGTAGGACCGTGGATCTTACTCCACCGGCCGTGGAAGCCATTGCGGAGAGTTTTGGGGAGTGGGTCATAAATGGcttggaaaaggaaaaaggacgTGTAGTTGAGGATGTCAGAGTCTCGCTTGGTAAAGATCCAAGAGTAACAGGAGCTTCTTTGAGCGTAGCTGTGTTTGCTGGACTTTCTCGTGCTGGTTGTATGGTGTTTGATATGGGACTGGCTACTACTCCTGCTTGTTTTATGAGCACATTGCTGCATCCTTTTGCCTATGATGCTTCTATAATG ATGACAGCTTCACACCTGCCATACACTCGAAATGGtctaaaattttttacaaAGAAAGGAGGGCTAACCTCGCCGGAGGTAGAGGAGATATGCGAGAAAGCAGCACGGAAGTATGCGAACAGGCTTATGAAAGTGTCGACATTATTAAATACTCCACCAACGAGAGTGGATTTTATGAGCACTTATGCGAAGCATCTCCGGGACATCATCAAGGAGAGGGTGAACCATCCCTTGCACTATGACACCCCTCTCAAAGGATTTCAG ATCATTGTCAATGCTGGAAATGGATCAGGAGGTTTCTTCACATGGGATGTACTAGACAAGCTTGGTGCAGACACCTTTGGTTCCCTACACTTAAATCCAGATGGAATGTTCCCTAATCACATTCCCAATCCCGAGGACAAAACCGCCATGGCACTTACGAGAGCTGCTGTCCTGGATAATTCGGCTGATCTTGGAATTGTCTTCGATACAGACGTTGACCGAAGTGGTGTTGTCGATAGCAAAGGTAATCCAATTAATGGTGACAAGCTCATTGCCTTGATGTCTGCTATTGTCCTGAGAGAACACCCTGGAACTACTATAGTGACTGATGCAAGAACAAGCATGGCGCTTTCAAGATTTATTACTGATAGAGGTGGCCAACATTGCTTATACCGCGTTGGTTATAGAAATGTGATTGATAAGGGAGTTCACCTTAATGAGGATGGGATTGAAGCACATCTTATGATGGAAACATCAGGACATGGTGCTCTTAAAGAGAATTATTTCTTAGATGATG GGGCGTATATGGTAGTGAAAATTATCATTGAAATGGTACGAATGAAACTAGCCGGATCCGATGAAGGTATTGGTAGTCTTATAAAAGATCTAGAAGAACCAAGAGAAGTTATAGAGTTAAGAATGAATGTAATATCTGAGCCTCGACATGCCAAGGCAAAAGCTGTTGAGGTTATCGAGAAATTCCGAAACTTTATTGAG GAGGGAAAACTTGAAGGGTGGGAATTGGACTACTGTGGAGATTGCTGGGTAAGTGATGGCTGCCTCGTCGACTCAAACGACACTCCAGCTGCTGTTGATGCTTACATGTACAGGTGCAGTAAACGCCGCTTGTTACAGTAG
- the LOC8262532 gene encoding phosphomannomutase/phosphoglucomutase isoform X1, which produces MAHTATSSISLQNNVPNTSFKSPPSPPTKPFQNNIKFSFPPLTLTKVTRIKSSSTTKYNEVIVDEEMDKVRRLQNGSDVRGVALEGEKGRTVDLTPPAVEAIAESFGEWVINGLEKEKGRVVEDVRVSLGKDPRVTGASLSVAVFAGLSRAGCMVFDMGLATTPACFMSTLLHPFAYDASIMMTASHLPYTRNGLKFFTKKGGLTSPEVEEICEKAARKYANRLMKVSTLLNTPPTRVDFMSTYAKHLRDIIKERVNHPLHYDTPLKGFQIIVNAGNGSGGFFTWDVLDKLGADTFGSLHLNPDGMFPNHIPNPEDKTAMALTRAAVLDNSADLGIVFDTDVDRSGVVDSKGNPINGDKLIALMSAIVLREHPGTTIVTDARTSMALSRFITDRGGQHCLYRVGYRNVIDKGVHLNEDGIEAHLMMETSGHGALKENYFLDDGAYMVVKIIIEMVRMKLAGSDEGIGSLIKDLEEPREVIELRMNVISEPRHAKAKAVEVIEKFRNFIEEGKLEGWELDYCGDCWVSDGCLVDSNDTPAAVDAYMYRTKVSDEEHGQHGWVHLRQSIHNPNIAVNMQSMVPGACQSMTEVLRDKFLVASGIDKFLDITQIDKYANTGIAK; this is translated from the exons ATGGCTCACACTGCAACATCCTCAATTTCCCTGCAAAACAATGTCCCAAATACAAGCTTCAAATCTCCACCATCACCACCAACAAAACCATTTcagaataatattaaattttcatttccaCCCCTGACATTAACTAAAGTTACACGAATAAAATCTTCAAGCACTACAAAGTACAATGAAGTTATTGTTGATGAAGAAATGGACAAGGTCAGGAGACTTCAAAATGGCTCAGATGTTCGTGGAGTGGCGTTGGAAGGCGAGAAAGGTAGGACCGTGGATCTTACTCCACCGGCCGTGGAAGCCATTGCGGAGAGTTTTGGGGAGTGGGTCATAAATGGcttggaaaaggaaaaaggacgTGTAGTTGAGGATGTCAGAGTCTCGCTTGGTAAAGATCCAAGAGTAACAGGAGCTTCTTTGAGCGTAGCTGTGTTTGCTGGACTTTCTCGTGCTGGTTGTATGGTGTTTGATATGGGACTGGCTACTACTCCTGCTTGTTTTATGAGCACATTGCTGCATCCTTTTGCCTATGATGCTTCTATAATG ATGACAGCTTCACACCTGCCATACACTCGAAATGGtctaaaattttttacaaAGAAAGGAGGGCTAACCTCGCCGGAGGTAGAGGAGATATGCGAGAAAGCAGCACGGAAGTATGCGAACAGGCTTATGAAAGTGTCGACATTATTAAATACTCCACCAACGAGAGTGGATTTTATGAGCACTTATGCGAAGCATCTCCGGGACATCATCAAGGAGAGGGTGAACCATCCCTTGCACTATGACACCCCTCTCAAAGGATTTCAG ATCATTGTCAATGCTGGAAATGGATCAGGAGGTTTCTTCACATGGGATGTACTAGACAAGCTTGGTGCAGACACCTTTGGTTCCCTACACTTAAATCCAGATGGAATGTTCCCTAATCACATTCCCAATCCCGAGGACAAAACCGCCATGGCACTTACGAGAGCTGCTGTCCTGGATAATTCGGCTGATCTTGGAATTGTCTTCGATACAGACGTTGACCGAAGTGGTGTTGTCGATAGCAAAGGTAATCCAATTAATGGTGACAAGCTCATTGCCTTGATGTCTGCTATTGTCCTGAGAGAACACCCTGGAACTACTATAGTGACTGATGCAAGAACAAGCATGGCGCTTTCAAGATTTATTACTGATAGAGGTGGCCAACATTGCTTATACCGCGTTGGTTATAGAAATGTGATTGATAAGGGAGTTCACCTTAATGAGGATGGGATTGAAGCACATCTTATGATGGAAACATCAGGACATGGTGCTCTTAAAGAGAATTATTTCTTAGATGATG GGGCGTATATGGTAGTGAAAATTATCATTGAAATGGTACGAATGAAACTAGCCGGATCCGATGAAGGTATTGGTAGTCTTATAAAAGATCTAGAAGAACCAAGAGAAGTTATAGAGTTAAGAATGAATGTAATATCTGAGCCTCGACATGCCAAGGCAAAAGCTGTTGAGGTTATCGAGAAATTCCGAAACTTTATTGAG GAGGGAAAACTTGAAGGGTGGGAATTGGACTACTGTGGAGATTGCTGGGTAAGTGATGGCTGCCTCGTCGACTCAAACGACACTCCAGCTGCTGTTGATGCTTACATGTACAG GACAAAAGTATCTGATGAAGAACATGGACAACATGGTTGGGTACACCTGAGGCAGAGCATTCACAACCCCAACATTGCTGTAAATATGCAATCAATGGTGCCTGGAGCTTGTCAATCTATGACAGAAGTTCTAAGAGATAA GTTTCTCGTGGCAAGCGGAATTGACAAATTTCTAGATATCACTCAGATCGATAAGTATGCGAATACTGGAATTGCGAAATGA